The genomic stretch AAAGAGACGGGCGTATTATTTTATTCTACAATGCAAGTATGGATTGTTGTAATTCCATGCAAGAGATGATTTCATGCCAAACCCCGCCATCGGCGGCGCCTCACCGGGGTTCTGGGGTCGTAACCCCGGCGCCGTTGATAATATTCTCTGGAATTTCACATTTGGGGGATTTCCTTCTTCCTCCGCAAAGCGCTGGAAATTTATCATAAAGTAATTATATTTTTAATAACACAGATATAGCGCCGCTATCGGAACTCCCCACATTCCCATAACCTTCCAGCATCATGCTATATTCCCATTCTTTTCGCAGTTTCAATATCTTCATTGAGTTCCGAAATCCCATAGTTCAAAGGGATATTCGAATCTTTCATGATCCCCAGCATCTCGGTTCGACTCACTCCAAGCAAAGCCGCCATTTTGGCAAGAGATATCTTCCCTTCCCTGTAAAGTTCCAGCAGGAAATTCTTCTTCACAAAATATTCAATACGAGTTTTATCGATACCAAGTGAATATAAAATATCAACAGGTAATTGTATCTCTGTTTTGATGGTTTTTGCAGCTACTGTCATAATAACTAATTTTAGTTCTTTTATTATAAGCGTTTGCATAACTGCTTCCAAATCCACAAAAATACGATCCTGCCCCCACCGCATCCATTTTTCTTCCGCGAATATGTTCCTGCCATAAGCAACCGGTTGATATCTTATAAACCCCGCCATCGGCGGCGCCTCACCGGGGTTCTGGGGTGGCAACCCCGGCGCCGTTGATAATATTCTCAGGAATATATTTCGCATTTGGGTTGCCTATGCCTCCGCGAAGCGCCAGAAATTTATTGCACAATAATTATACTTTCCGATAACACAGAAATAGCACCGCTTTTCAGCACGCGCCACTGACCTGCCCATATTCCTTCCAAGTCAAAAGCTGGCGGTGATGAGGCGCAGTATTAATCCGTATCCTATCATTACGTTGCAAGTGGAATGAGTATTTGGAATCGCTTAAACAGCATAACATTATAAATATTTGTAAAAATAATATGAATATACCGGAGCAGGATGGCAATATCAAATCCAACGTTGAAAAAAGAAGAAAAAGCGCAACCTGACGACATAATAGCCGGAGCCATGCGCATCACTGGCGTTAAAGTAACATACTATTTCATATGTCATACAAAACTCTGGTTATTCTCGCACAACATCACACTTGAGAAGGATCATGACAATGTGAATATCGGGAAACAGCTGCATGAAGACCGCTATAAGCGCGACTCAAAAGAGATCACCATTGACCAGACGATAAGCATCGATTTCATCAGGAAGGGAGATACCATTGTTCTCCATGAAATAAAGAAGACAAAAAGCATGGAAGAGGCGCACCGCTGGCAGATGCTGTATTACCTGTATTATCTCAAATCAAAAGGCATACAGGCCACCGGGGAGATAAATTACCCCCTCGTTAGCAAGAAAGAAGAGATAACTCTTCTTGGAAAGGATGAATCCGATATGGAAAATGTGATAAATGATATCAGGAAGATCGCGATGGGAAGAATGCCCGTGCCTGAGAAGACCAGGATATGCCCGAAATGCGCTTATTATGAATTTTGTTTCGGAGATGAAGTATGAAGGAAGATTACTATATTACCCAGGACGGAGGCCTCACAAGGCATGAGAATACCGTATATTTCGAGAACGATAACACAAAACGCGCCCTTCCGGTAAATAAGATTTATTCAATATACGCATACGGGCGGCTAAGTTTTTCCTCCGGTGTAGTGGATTACCTTGCAAAGAGCGGGATACCCATACATTTCTTTAATTATTATGGTTTTTATGAAGGGTCTTTCTACCCGCGCGAAACGTTGATAAGCGGTGACCTGACAGTGAAACAGACATCGAATTATCTTGACAGCGCAAAGAGGCTGATCCTTGCGAAATGTTTTGTGGAAGGCGCATGCGGCAACATTCTGCGCAACCTTAACTATTATGCGCGTGATAATAAAAGCCTGGAAACGCATATCGGCGGGATCGAATCCGAGATAGCAAGATTGCCAGGGACAGAAACCATCCCCGAAGTCATGAATGTGGAGGGGCGGATAAGGAACCTGTATTATACGGCGCTTGATGAAATATTCCCTGAGAATTATAAGATAATCAAACGGTCAAGGATGCCCCCGGAGAACAGGATGAACACACTCATCAGTTTCGGGAATTCCCTGATGTACACAACCACCCTTTCTGAGATATACAATACCCAGCTTAATCCCACCATTTCTTTCCTCCATGAGCCTTTTGAGCGAAGATTCTCGCTTGCTCTTGATGTTAGCGAGATTTTCAAGCCCATTATTATCGACAGGATCATCCTGAAGCTTGTGAATAAGAACATGCTTGATGATGATTGTTTCAGGGGCGAAATCGGGGATATGCTGCTCAGTGAGAAAGGGAAAAAATTGTTCCTGACAGAATATAATGAGAAGCTTTCCACAACCATCAAGCACAGGGGATTGGAACAAAACGTTTCATTCAAGCGGCTCATAAGACTTGAGTTATATAAACTGGTGAAGCACTGCCTCGGTGAAAAGGACTATAAGCCGCTGATTATGTGGTGGTAACCCTGTACGTAATAATCGTTTATGATGTCGGGATTGAAAGAGTGAATAAGGTAAGGGTTTACCTGAAGCAGTATCTGAATTGGGTGCAGAACAGCGTGCTGGAAGGTGAACTAACAGAGGCTGAATACATGAAGGTTATGAATGGTCTCAAGGATGTGATCGATGAATCAGTGGATAATGTCATTTGCTACAAAACGAAAGACAGGAAGTATCTTGCTATTGATGAGATCGGGACGAAGAAAGCTGAGATAACAACGATAATATGAGGGATTCCTGAAAAAGTCGTGGATCTTTATAAAGGAAATACAAAACCCAAGATGCACGATAATAAATTCTATTTTTGCAAAGGTTTTTGTGGAATGAGTTCTAATTAGATTTGAGAGAAAATCAATAGACAATACCTGAAAAAATAGTCTATTTTTCCAAGAGATTCACCTGAAAATTCGGCTGGAAAAAGCTTGGTTAAAATCAGCCCTTAGAGGGATTGAAACAAGCAATTCGTAACGGCAGCTATGAGGCAGGCATAAGTTAAAATCAGCCCTTAGAGGGATTGAAACTAATTTATCACCTTCCTTCATACCAGGACAACAGCGTGTTAAAATCAGCCCTTAGAGGGATTGAAACAAATCCTCCTTTTCCCATCTCCGTCGTTGTCATCGTGTTAAAATCAGCCCTTAGAGGGATTGAAACTTCTGTTAACTTGTCCGCGTGCTCCTGGTCATATCCCGTTAAAATCAGCCCTTAGAGGGATTGAAACATTCATTCCGCTGATTTATATACGGTAATTTATATGGTTAAAATCAGCCCTTAGAGGGATTGAAACCGATATACTTGAAGCATATCAATTCACCCGTGACAGTTAAAATCAGCCCTTAGAGGGATTGAAACGCTTAAAGGTGAGGACATGGAAACAATAATTGATAGGGTTAAAATCAGCCCTTAGAGGGATTGAAACACCTCAAGGATTCGACGCAAGCGCGGCTACAAATGAGTTAAAATCAGCCCTTAGAGGGATTGAAACGCAGTATACCGCCTGCTGCTGACGCTATCGCCGATAGTTAAAATCAGCCCTTAGAGGGATTGAAACGAAACAAAGGATAACCCCGCTATCGCTGTCCTTTTGGTTAAAATCAGCCCTTAGAGGGATTGAAACCGGTATGAGGATGAAATATCTTTTACTGCTTATGCGCGTTAAAATCAGCCCTTAGAGGGATTGAAACAATAATTTCATGGTTGATCAATTTATTGTGGAATCTGTTAAAATCAGCCCTTAGAGGGATTGAAACCTGTTAAACGGTTCGATTGACCTAAGAACGTGGAATAGTTAAAATCAGCCCTTAGAGGGATTGAAACAAATGTTGGCATCATTCGGCAAAAAACCCGTAAAGAGTTAAAATCAGCCCTTAGAGGGATTGAAACAATAACGATAGCCCGAAGAGCTGTTACCCACGTTCCCGTTAAAATCAGCCCTTAGAGGGATTGAAACATATCACCTGATATCTTACTGTACAACAGGTATGCAGTTAAAATCAGCCCTTAGAGGGATTGAAACCTCCGTAAAACAGACAGGGAAGCGATAGAAAGACGCGTTAAAATCAGCCCTTAGAGGGATTGAAACACGGTTGGTCGTGGTTTATAAGGGGTACGCATCATGATCGTTAAAATCAGCCCTTAGAGGGATTGAAACATTTCCAACATTGGCAACGACGCACCTCAAATTCCGGGTTAAAATCAGCCCTTAGAGGGATTGAAACCTATCTCTTGTTTCGTCAGATAACTATAAAAATGTCCGGTTAAAATCAGCCCTTAGAGGGATTGAAACACAGCGGCAGAAGGTGTTAGAGGAGATTTCAGAATAGTTAAAATCAGCCCTTAGAGGGATTGAAACCACGGTTGATACCAGTAATGCTCAGATAATCGTTTGAGTTAAAATCAGCCCTTAGAGGGATTGAAACTGGGAAACATGAAGAAAATGGTCAACAAAAAAGCCTTGTTAAAATCAGCCCTTAGAGGGATTGAAACTTAAAAGCAATATCAAGTTTATCTCAAATTGAAAGAGGTTAAAATCAGCCCTTAGAGGGATTGAAACGAAAAATTGATATGTCCAAATTCGGAACATAATCCAGTTAAAATCAGCCCTTAGAGGGATTGAAACATAGTCCTCAAGGGCACGCTGTTTGTTCATCCCGGCCGTTAAAATCAGCCCTTAGAGGGATTGAAACTCCGCATGCTCCGATTCACCTAAACCGCTATCGGTCTGCGTTAAAATCAGCCCTTAGAGGGATTGAAACTGTCTTCAAGTCTCTTGTTCTATACGGATAGCGTCTTGTTAAAATCAGCCCTTAGAGGGATTGAAACTCTGTTTCCCATGTGAAATTCTTCTCTTCAGACACAGTTAAAATCAGCCCTTAGAGGGATTGAAACGTCGTTACAGGAATATCAACGTCGTACTCCTGATTTGGTTAAAATCAGCCCTTAGAGGGATTGAAACAAGCAATTCGTAACGGCAGCTATGAGGCAGGCATAGTTAAAATCAGCCCTTAGAGGGATTGAAACGGGAGTTCGGGACTTATATTGCGAATGTTATTGTATAGTTAAAATCAGCCCTTAGAGGGATTGAAACGCGTCAGGCTTCGTTCGATCGCTGCCATATGCCTGTGTTAAAATCAGCCCTTAGAGGGATTGAAACTGTATAACTTCAATATCGGCATACTTTGAATACGCCGTTAAAATCAGCCCTTAGAGGGATTGAAACCCGGGCGGTATTGTTCCCATAAGCAAACCCTGAACTGTTAAAATCAGCCCTTAGAGGGATTGAAACACCGAAATCAAAGAGATTGTCATTTCACATGGCGTAGTTAAAATCAGCCCTTAGAGGGATTGAAACATTTCCGTATCAAGGGGATTGATACGGAGACCTACAGAGTTAAAATCAGCCCTTAGAGGGATTGAAACGTGTAACATCTCATACATTTGATTGGGACTTGGCAATGTTAAAATCAGCCCTTAGAGGGATTGAAACACGGCAGATACCTGGAATGTACTGGGTAATTTCGTTGGTTAAAATCAGCCCTTAGAGGGATTGAAACATAACATATTTACCAAGGAATCGAAACGAAGTAGTTGTTAAAATCAGCCCTTAGAGGGATTGAAACAAGCAATGCTTTTTTCGGCAGGGTTATTGATTAATAGTTAAAATCAGCCCTTAGAGGGATTGAAACTCTGATCAATCTGTTCAATCTGTTCATACTAAAGAAGTTAAAATCAGCCCTTAGAGGGATTGAAACTTATTTTTGTATCCATATCAAAACTAATATTTTTATTGTTAAAATCAGCCCTTAGAGGGATTGAAACAAGGTATGCGAGGACAGAACACAAAAAAGCAAAAAAGTTAAAATCAGCCCTTAGAGGGATTGAAACATGATAGATGGTTCCGCGGCTGTAGCTATTATGTCGGTTAAAATCAGCCCTTAGAGGGATTGAAACTTGGTAATGACTGCAATAAATCCATCAATTATCATCCGTTAAAATCAGCCCTTAGAGGGATTGAAACAACAATGTTTGTATCAAGTAGGTAGCACGTACACTTAGTTAAAATCAGCCCTTAGAGGGATTGAAACGAAGTTACCCTTACTGTGGTTCCTCTGGGGGGAGGGTTAAAATCAGCCCTTAGAGGGATTGAAACATGTCATTGTTGCTAATTTTGGAGTTAACAACCAGGCGTTAAAATCAGCCCTTAGAGGGATTGAAACGCCTAAAGGCATGGGGCTTCTCCTGAGCTAACTTCTGTTAAAATCAGCCCTTAGAGGGATTGAAACTTCATATGCTTCATTATTACAGAAAATACATTTCCTCGTTAAAATCAGCCCTTAGAGGGATTGAAACATATTAAATGTAGTCGATCAGACAAGTTTGTATCCTTGTTAAAATCAGCCCTTAGAGGGATTGAAACTTACTAAACGGTTCGATTGACTTACGGACATGGCATGTTAAAATCAGCCCTTAGAGGGATTGAAACTTAACTCAATATTGCATACTCTGCAATTCATTTTATAGTTAAAATCAGCCCTTAGAGGGATTGAAACATCTGTACTGCCTGATTAATTGTGAACTCGCCTATTTTCGTTAAAATCAGCCCTTAGAGGGATTGAAACATTTTCTATTACCCATCATATTGATATGTTTAATGGTGTTAAAATCAGCCCTTAGAGGGATTGAAACTATTTTGTTTTGTCTATTGACATTTTTCTACCTCTTGTTAAAATCAGCCCTTAGAGGGATTGAAACTTCTATACATGGATATGACGTAAATATGTTTATTTCGTTAAAATCAGCCCTTAGAGGGATTGAAACATTTTTTTAGAAGTAAATCTTACACCATTACCAACAAGTTAAAATCAGCCCTTAGAGGGATTGAAACTGCGAACAAAACCACTAATAGTGGACACCGAAATTAAGTTAAAATCAGCCCTTAGAGGGATTGAAACATGGCTCCCATCAGATTACTTCAATAAATACAAACCGTTAAAATCAGCCCTTAGAGGGATTGAAACGAGAGCAGAATGCGAAAATAGAGTGATGGTCAGTTTAGTTAAAATCAGCCCTTAGAGGGATTGAAACCTTACTAATAAGGTCTATGCTGGCTCGGAGTCTTCAGTTAAAATCAGCCCTTAGAGGGATTGAAACTTAAAATAACAGAAAGGTGGTTGGGCAGGTGAAGGCTGTTAAAATCAGCCCTTAGAGGGATTGAAACACATGAGTTTTATATATTCTTTTTTATCGAATTGATAGTTAAAATCAGCCCTTAGAGGGATTGAAACACCCAACTCATATAACACACTGAGAGGTGGCGAATGTTAAAATCAGCCCTTAGAGGGATTGAAACAAAATATCTTCTGGAGTTGTGCTTTCAAATACGTCATGTTAAAATCAGCCCTTAGAGGGATTGAAACTATTAATCCTGACTACTCGAATTAATCTTTACGAACGTTAAAATCAGCCCTTAGAGGGATTGAAACTCTAAAGTAGACTTTGGAAAGACACCAGTAGAGATTCGTTAAAATCAGCCCTTAGAGGGATTGAAACTTGTGAGCTATAATCATATCGGGATCATTCACTTTAAGTTAAAATCAGCCCTTAGAGGGATTGAAACACATTTCGGCATTGAGTTGTTCTATTTCGTGTTTCGTGTTAAAATCAGCCCTTAGAGGGATTGAAACTAAGTCAATCGTGCCATTCAAAAGCGGAAATTTCACGTTAAAATCAGCCCTTAGAGGGATTGAAACTCGATTCGGATGGCAAAGCGCTGAAAGAGATGAATAGTTAAAATCAGCCCTTAGAGGGATTGAAACGTGATTATACACTCATTTTTCAATGCATATATTAGGTTAAAATCAGCCCTTAGAGGGATTGAAACAAGAAAACAACAAAGGGAATGATTGGACCACTTTAAGTTAAAATCAGCCCTTAGAGGGATTGAAACGAACATTGGATAATTACATAGGAATATATAATGAAATGTTAAAATCAGCCCTTAGAGGGATTGAAACTACTGTCCCAATCATACTACACCCACAACCTCATATTGTTAAAATCA from Candidatus Methanoperedens sp. encodes the following:
- a CDS encoding UPF0175 family protein → MRNIFLRILSTAPGLPPQNPGEAPPMAGFIRYQPVAYGRNIFAEEKWMRWGQDRIFVDLEAVMQTLIIKELKLVIMTVAAKTIKTEIQLPVDILYSLGIDKTRIEYFVKKNFLLELYREGKISLAKMAALLGVSRTEMLGIMKDSNIPLNYGISELNEDIETAKRMGI
- the cas4 gene encoding CRISPR-associated protein Cas4, yielding MAISNPTLKKEEKAQPDDIIAGAMRITGVKVTYYFICHTKLWLFSHNITLEKDHDNVNIGKQLHEDRYKRDSKEITIDQTISIDFIRKGDTIVLHEIKKTKSMEEAHRWQMLYYLYYLKSKGIQATGEINYPLVSKKEEITLLGKDESDMENVINDIRKIAMGRMPVPEKTRICPKCAYYEFCFGDEV
- the cas1b gene encoding type I-B CRISPR-associated endonuclease Cas1, translating into MKEDYYITQDGGLTRHENTVYFENDNTKRALPVNKIYSIYAYGRLSFSSGVVDYLAKSGIPIHFFNYYGFYEGSFYPRETLISGDLTVKQTSNYLDSAKRLILAKCFVEGACGNILRNLNYYARDNKSLETHIGGIESEIARLPGTETIPEVMNVEGRIRNLYYTALDEIFPENYKIIKRSRMPPENRMNTLISFGNSLMYTTTLSEIYNTQLNPTISFLHEPFERRFSLALDVSEIFKPIIIDRIILKLVNKNMLDDDCFRGEIGDMLLSEKGKKLFLTEYNEKLSTTIKHRGLEQNVSFKRLIRLELYKLVKHCLGEKDYKPLIMWW
- the cas2 gene encoding CRISPR-associated endonuclease Cas2; this translates as MYVIIVYDVGIERVNKVRVYLKQYLNWVQNSVLEGELTEAEYMKVMNGLKDVIDESVDNVICYKTKDRKYLAIDEIGTKKAEITTII